A portion of the Chloroflexia bacterium SDU3-3 genome contains these proteins:
- a CDS encoding halogenase: MTDHHEGQRAQAAPAAYDVAILGGGIAALTLALQIRQHNSAASIAVIERQPHPVPEAAHKVGESTVEIAAHYLRDVLGLGEHLESQQLRKFGLRMFFSLGDNRDITRRVELGHARLPPAGVGTYQLDRGRLENMLGAELPRRGISFLHGAKVQQVELRPEQETHLLRIADEAGQEQQVAARWLLDGSGRSSFLKRQLGLAKKVDHHANSAWFRLGHPIDVNDWSDDPAWHARIREGRRQLSTNHLMGDGYWVWIIPLASGSTSIGIVADAEMHPFEGFNRFDRALEWLYAHEPQFAEIIERHREQLQDFRVMKDYSYSCEQLYSTDRWCLIGEAAVALDPLYSPGGDLMAISNGLVCDIVTRALRGEDVEDPVAIHNKLMLMMSESWLSTYYRQYPLMGNAQIMVAKVIWDTAVYWAIPGLLYFHDQYVSLGDRPDMVLKLFHFSQLSEHVQKFFRDWHLIAQGDASDIFISYYDFDFMARLHIGMTAKLPQEELRAQFAKNVRFLEQLAGQLVSTVIARYEEQPMAEPVREQIRRWKEDAALLDLVAIYQADELTNPTQSGWITLGQSYEQQQEIAG, encoded by the coding sequence ATGACCGACCATCACGAGGGCCAGCGCGCCCAGGCGGCACCTGCGGCCTACGATGTGGCGATTCTGGGCGGCGGCATCGCGGCGCTCACGCTGGCGCTGCAGATCCGCCAGCACAACTCGGCGGCCAGCATCGCGGTGATCGAGCGGCAGCCGCACCCGGTGCCCGAGGCCGCCCACAAGGTGGGCGAGTCGACGGTGGAGATCGCGGCGCACTACCTGCGCGATGTGCTGGGCCTGGGCGAGCACCTAGAGAGCCAGCAGCTGCGCAAGTTCGGGCTGCGCATGTTCTTCAGCCTGGGCGACAACCGCGACATCACGCGGCGGGTGGAGCTGGGCCACGCGCGGCTGCCCCCGGCGGGCGTGGGCACCTACCAGCTCGACCGGGGCCGCCTGGAGAACATGCTGGGCGCCGAGCTGCCGCGCCGAGGCATCAGCTTCCTGCACGGGGCCAAGGTGCAGCAGGTGGAGCTGCGGCCCGAGCAGGAGACCCACCTGCTGCGCATCGCTGACGAGGCGGGCCAGGAGCAGCAGGTCGCGGCGCGCTGGCTGCTGGATGGCAGCGGGCGCAGCTCGTTCCTGAAGCGCCAGCTGGGCCTGGCCAAGAAGGTCGACCACCACGCCAACTCGGCATGGTTCCGGCTGGGCCACCCGATCGATGTCAACGACTGGTCGGACGACCCGGCATGGCACGCCCGCATCCGCGAGGGCCGCCGTCAGCTGAGCACCAACCACCTGATGGGCGACGGCTACTGGGTCTGGATCATCCCGCTGGCCTCTGGCTCCACCAGCATCGGCATCGTGGCCGACGCCGAGATGCACCCGTTCGAGGGCTTCAACCGCTTCGACCGCGCACTGGAGTGGCTGTACGCCCACGAGCCGCAGTTTGCCGAGATCATCGAGCGCCACCGCGAGCAGCTGCAGGATTTCCGGGTGATGAAGGACTACTCCTACAGCTGCGAGCAGCTCTACTCGACCGACCGCTGGTGCCTGATCGGCGAGGCGGCGGTGGCGCTCGACCCGCTGTACTCGCCCGGCGGCGACCTGATGGCGATCAGCAACGGCCTGGTGTGCGACATCGTCACCCGCGCGCTTAGGGGCGAGGATGTCGAGGATCCGGTCGCCATCCACAACAAGCTCATGCTCATGATGTCGGAGTCGTGGCTGAGCACCTACTATCGCCAGTACCCGCTGATGGGCAACGCGCAGATCATGGTGGCCAAGGTGATCTGGGATACGGCGGTGTACTGGGCGATCCCGGGCCTGCTGTACTTCCACGACCAGTACGTGTCGCTGGGCGACCGCCCCGACATGGTGCTGAAGCTGTTCCACTTCTCGCAGCTGAGCGAGCACGTGCAGAAGTTCTTCCGCGACTGGCACCTGATCGCCCAGGGCGACGCCTCCGACATCTTCATCAGCTACTACGACTTCGACTTTATGGCCCGCCTGCACATCGGCATGACCGCCAAGCTGCCGCAGGAGGAGCTGCGGGCGCAGTTCGCCAAGAACGTGCGCTTCCTAGAGCAGCTGGCCGGGCAGCTGGTGAGCACGGTGATCGCGCGCTACGAGGAGCAGCCCATGGCCGAGCCGGTGCGCGAGCAGATCCGGCGCTGGAAAGAGGATGCGGCGCTGCTCGATCTGGTGGCGATCTACCAGGCCGACGAGCTGACCAACCCGACCCAGAGCGGCTGGATCACCCTGGGCCAGTCCTACGAGCAGCAACAGGAGATCGCAGGATGA
- a CDS encoding FAD-binding protein: MATLSPARAHERAERIAGWLSAGEFAVLEAICDTLLPALEPPAGSPEATRAYFRRSARDLDVARALAEKLARESAETHASLRLFLKLFTAAPVGLALAGSPQAFMAMPQARRERFLLALANSPLPPFRQGYQGIKRLAGMIYYSALDAQGVNPAWAVLGYDAPPAPPAAPRPIEPLVIRADTVLEADAVVIGSGAGGGVVAGELARAGKRVIVLEKGGYSHEGSFSWHESQAMPEMFLRRGALSTSDLGLIMMAGSTLGGGTVVNWMTSFRTPDDILAEWDALAGLRGGFTGPDLQQSFAAVERRLSINTANSQHNRQNQHLADGAAALGYHVGVVPRNAMGCEQRCGSCAFGCRHGCSQSTLKTYLQDAYDHGARLVIRCSAEQVQIEQGRAVGVRATARDPQTGQEHQLHIRAGTVVVAAGALQSPGLLQRSGLENPHIGRHLHLHPTAISVGVYAERVNAWQGVLQSAYSDQFTHLDGTYGYKLEIAPTHPGLFGMATPWYSAQNYREEMARAAHLASILILTRDRGEGRVRLDRAGDPVIDYAVSAYDRRHILHGLRQGSAIHLAAGAQRVISLQNRPTTLWRSADGTVSQEARRAFDRQIARHGLGPNQIIMFSAHQMGTCRMGGDPRTSVVDGAQQVHGVRGLYVCDSSVFPSAVGVNPMLSIMGLAHRASQQIKQQI; the protein is encoded by the coding sequence ATGGCCACACTATCACCTGCGCGAGCGCATGAGCGGGCCGAGCGCATCGCTGGCTGGCTCTCGGCGGGCGAGTTCGCGGTGCTGGAGGCGATCTGCGACACTCTGCTGCCCGCGCTTGAGCCGCCCGCGGGCAGCCCCGAGGCGACCAGGGCCTACTTCCGGCGCAGCGCGCGCGATCTGGATGTCGCCCGGGCGCTGGCCGAGAAGCTGGCGCGCGAGAGCGCCGAGACCCACGCCAGCCTGCGACTGTTCCTGAAGCTGTTCACCGCCGCGCCGGTGGGGCTGGCGCTCGCTGGCAGCCCGCAGGCGTTCATGGCCATGCCGCAGGCCCGGCGCGAGCGCTTTCTGCTGGCGCTGGCCAACAGCCCGCTGCCGCCGTTCCGCCAGGGCTACCAGGGCATCAAGCGGCTGGCGGGCATGATCTACTACTCGGCGCTCGATGCGCAGGGGGTAAACCCCGCCTGGGCGGTGCTGGGCTACGATGCGCCGCCCGCGCCGCCCGCCGCGCCCAGGCCGATCGAGCCGCTGGTCATCCGCGCCGACACCGTGCTGGAGGCCGACGCCGTGGTGATCGGGTCGGGCGCGGGCGGCGGCGTGGTGGCGGGCGAGCTAGCGCGGGCGGGCAAGCGCGTGATCGTGCTGGAGAAGGGCGGCTACAGCCACGAGGGCAGCTTCAGCTGGCACGAGTCGCAGGCCATGCCCGAGATGTTCCTGCGGCGCGGCGCGCTGAGCACCAGCGATCTGGGCCTGATTATGATGGCGGGCAGCACGCTGGGCGGCGGCACAGTGGTGAACTGGATGACCTCGTTCCGCACGCCCGATGACATTCTGGCCGAGTGGGATGCGCTGGCGGGCCTGCGGGGCGGCTTCACTGGCCCCGACCTGCAGCAGAGCTTCGCCGCAGTCGAGCGGCGGCTCAGCATCAACACCGCCAACAGCCAGCACAACCGCCAGAATCAGCACCTGGCCGACGGCGCGGCGGCGCTGGGCTACCACGTGGGTGTGGTGCCGCGCAACGCGATGGGCTGCGAGCAGCGCTGCGGCAGCTGCGCCTTCGGCTGCCGACACGGCTGCAGCCAGTCGACGCTGAAGACCTACCTGCAGGACGCCTACGACCACGGCGCGCGGCTGGTCATCCGCTGCAGCGCCGAGCAGGTGCAGATCGAGCAGGGCCGCGCGGTGGGCGTGCGGGCCACCGCCCGCGACCCGCAGACCGGCCAGGAGCACCAGCTGCACATCCGCGCGGGCACGGTGGTGGTGGCCGCAGGCGCGCTGCAGTCGCCCGGGCTGCTGCAGCGCTCGGGGCTGGAGAACCCGCACATCGGGCGGCACCTGCACCTGCACCCCACCGCGATCAGCGTGGGCGTGTACGCCGAGCGGGTGAACGCCTGGCAGGGCGTGCTGCAGTCGGCCTACTCCGACCAGTTCACGCACCTGGATGGAACCTACGGCTACAAGCTGGAGATCGCGCCCACCCACCCCGGCCTGTTCGGCATGGCCACACCGTGGTACTCGGCCCAGAACTACCGCGAGGAGATGGCCCGCGCCGCGCATCTGGCCTCGATCCTCATCCTCACCCGCGACCGGGGCGAGGGCCGCGTGCGGCTGGATCGGGCGGGCGACCCGGTGATCGACTACGCCGTCTCGGCCTACGACCGCAGGCACATCCTGCACGGCCTGCGCCAAGGCTCCGCGATCCACCTGGCCGCCGGTGCTCAGCGGGTGATCTCGTTGCAGAACCGCCCGACCACGCTGTGGCGCTCGGCAGACGGCACGGTCTCCCAGGAGGCGCGGCGGGCCTTCGACCGCCAGATCGCGCGCCACGGCCTTGGCCCCAACCAGATCATCATGTTCTCGGCGCACCAGATGGGCACATGCCGCATGGGCGGCGACCCGCGCACCTCGGTGGTGGATGGCGCGCAGCAGGTGCATGGCGTGCGGGGGCTGTATGTCTGCGACAGCAGCGTGTTCCCCAGCGCGGTGGGCGTCAACCCGATGCTCTCGATCATGGGCCTGGCGCACCGGGCCAGCCAGCAGATCAAGCAGCAGATCTGA
- a CDS encoding SCP2 sterol-binding domain-containing protein, whose amino-acid sequence MKIDELFEMLPEKFNAAAAVGLNKTLQWNIIGEDAGVWAFQIADGVGKVIAGGVEQPDATFTVTAKDWLAIAEGKLDSMRAFMTGKLKVNGDMSLALKVPEFFPVSF is encoded by the coding sequence ATGAAAATCGACGAGCTCTTCGAGATGCTGCCCGAGAAGTTCAACGCGGCGGCGGCGGTCGGGCTGAACAAGACGCTTCAGTGGAATATCATCGGCGAGGATGCGGGCGTGTGGGCGTTCCAGATCGCCGATGGCGTGGGCAAGGTGATCGCGGGCGGGGTCGAGCAGCCCGACGCCACCTTCACCGTCACCGCCAAGGACTGGCTGGCGATCGCCGAGGGCAAGCTCGACTCGATGCGGGCCTTTATGACCGGCAAGCTCAAGGTCAACGGCGACATGTCGCTGGCGCTCAAGGTGCCCGAGTTCTTCCCGGTCAGTTTCTAG
- a CDS encoding DUF1702 family protein yields MVRLSLSQQLRRSILGALPQRTGAENQVFATVMLGFRMTLEDSRFERIVERLEGVDVDFRGFAYEGAGVALTVLDTLGPWKRRFPAFTRFIQDAYLIPTYIGAGLALGRMRSRAVEPFLLRQEHPAFRWMVMDGYGFYRGFYSPRPTIDLQRVPGGLSAYGLRVFDQGLGRGVWFARGEDVARVASTIAGFPAARQADLWSGAGFACAYAGRAIAPEALARLRELAGEHRAQLALASALAAKRRLGLGHITAHTDRACLAFCGLPAEQAAGLANAALAELPPETSAPLHGVWRERIAVLLAASAPQREEVLL; encoded by the coding sequence ATGGTGCGTCTTTCGCTTTCCCAGCAGCTCCGCCGATCGATTCTTGGCGCGCTGCCCCAGAGGACCGGCGCAGAGAACCAGGTGTTCGCCACGGTGATGCTTGGGTTTCGGATGACGCTGGAGGACAGCCGGTTTGAGCGCATAGTGGAGCGGCTGGAGGGCGTGGATGTCGACTTCCGCGGCTTCGCCTACGAGGGCGCGGGGGTGGCGCTGACGGTGCTTGACACGCTCGGCCCGTGGAAGCGGCGCTTTCCGGCGTTCACCCGCTTCATCCAGGATGCCTACCTCATCCCTACCTACATCGGCGCGGGCCTGGCGCTGGGGCGGATGCGCAGCCGCGCGGTCGAGCCGTTTCTGCTGCGGCAGGAGCACCCGGCCTTCCGCTGGATGGTGATGGATGGCTACGGCTTCTACCGGGGCTTCTACTCGCCGCGCCCTACCATCGATCTGCAGCGGGTGCCGGGGGGGCTTTCGGCCTATGGCCTGCGGGTGTTCGACCAGGGCCTGGGCCGGGGGGTGTGGTTTGCGCGGGGCGAGGATGTGGCGCGGGTGGCCAGCACGATCGCGGGCTTCCCTGCGGCGCGGCAGGCCGACCTGTGGAGCGGCGCGGGGTTCGCCTGCGCCTACGCCGGGCGGGCCATAGCGCCCGAGGCGCTGGCGCGGCTGCGCGAGCTGGCGGGCGAGCACCGCGCGCAGCTGGCGCTGGCCAGCGCGCTGGCGGCCAAGCGGCGGCTGGGCCTGGGCCACATCACCGCGCACACCGACCGGGCCTGCCTGGCCTTCTGCGGGCTGCCCGCCGAGCAGGCCGCGGGCCTGGCGAACGCGGCCCTGGCCGAGCTGCCGCCCGAGACCAGCGCGCCGCTGCACGGCGTGTGGCGCGAGCGGATCGCCGTGCTGCTGGCGGCCAGCGCCCCGCAGCGCGAGGAGGTGCTGCTGTGA
- a CDS encoding FAD-dependent oxidoreductase — MSDLRDRIAALSPEQRAQLLTQLQGKKAPSDSLPGTYDVAILGGGIAGLTLALQLKLQRPSIRVALIEKQRHPVPEAAHKVGESTVEIAAHYLRDILGFDEHLQSQQLRKFGLRMFFSAEDNRDIARRVELGSTVFPPLHTYQVDRGRLENALGERIAAEQGIDFLHGFKVKQIALRPESETHLLKIADEAEQEQEIEARWVVDSTGRSSLLKRQLGLGKKVRHHANSAWFRIAHPLDIKQWTDDPAWQARVSMGDRSLSTNHLMGNGYWVWIIRLASGSTSIGIVADAEMHPFEGFNRFDRALEWLREREPQLAAILDQQREQLQDFRVMKDYSYSCEQAYSADRWCLTGEAGVALDPLYSPGSDLIAISNGLVCDLVTRALRGEDVQARAMVHDKLFLNLANLWLGIYEQQYTLMDNPQIMITKIIWDTAFYWGVFGLLYFHDAFRSIADNPGVATSLARISTLSNRVQAFFREWHAIDQPEITDAFVDLYGPLEFMAKLHTGMAAGLAPAQLDAQFAENVRFFERLAGQIISMVIEETADHPEQAGAMAQIQRWQTDPYVAELIARYRRESRAHPINSSWIALKYQLRERQEVLQ; from the coding sequence ATGAGTGATCTCAGGGATCGTATTGCCGCGCTCTCGCCAGAGCAACGGGCGCAGCTGCTGACGCAGCTGCAGGGGAAGAAGGCACCGTCGGACAGCCTGCCGGGCACGTATGATGTGGCGATTCTGGGCGGCGGGATCGCCGGGCTGACGCTGGCGCTGCAGCTCAAGCTGCAGCGGCCCTCGATCCGGGTGGCGCTGATCGAGAAGCAGCGCCACCCGGTGCCCGAGGCCGCCCACAAGGTGGGCGAGTCCACGGTGGAGATCGCGGCGCACTACCTGCGCGACATTCTGGGCTTCGACGAGCACCTGCAGTCGCAGCAGCTGCGCAAGTTCGGGCTGCGCATGTTCTTCAGCGCCGAGGACAACCGCGACATCGCGCGGCGGGTGGAGCTTGGCTCGACGGTGTTCCCGCCGCTGCACACCTACCAGGTCGACCGTGGCCGCCTCGAAAACGCCCTGGGCGAGCGGATCGCCGCCGAGCAGGGCATCGACTTCCTGCACGGCTTCAAGGTGAAGCAGATCGCGCTGCGGCCCGAGAGCGAGACCCACCTGCTGAAGATTGCCGACGAGGCCGAGCAGGAGCAGGAGATCGAGGCGCGCTGGGTGGTGGACAGCACGGGCCGCAGCTCGCTGCTGAAGCGCCAGCTGGGCCTGGGCAAGAAAGTGCGGCACCACGCCAACTCGGCATGGTTCCGGATCGCGCACCCGCTGGACATCAAGCAGTGGACCGACGACCCGGCCTGGCAGGCCCGCGTGAGCATGGGCGACCGCTCGCTGAGCACCAACCACCTGATGGGCAATGGCTACTGGGTCTGGATCATCCGCCTGGCCTCTGGCTCGACCAGCATCGGCATCGTGGCCGACGCCGAGATGCACCCGTTCGAGGGCTTCAACCGCTTCGACCGCGCGCTGGAGTGGCTGCGCGAGCGCGAGCCGCAGCTGGCCGCCATCCTCGATCAGCAGCGCGAGCAGCTGCAGGACTTCCGGGTGATGAAGGACTACTCGTACAGCTGCGAGCAGGCCTATTCCGCCGACCGCTGGTGCCTGACCGGCGAGGCCGGGGTGGCGCTCGACCCGCTGTACTCGCCGGGCAGCGACCTGATCGCCATCAGCAACGGCCTGGTCTGCGACCTTGTCACCCGCGCGCTGCGCGGCGAGGATGTGCAGGCCCGCGCGATGGTGCACGACAAGCTGTTTCTGAACCTGGCCAACCTGTGGCTGGGCATCTACGAGCAGCAGTACACGCTGATGGACAACCCCCAGATCATGATCACCAAGATCATCTGGGACACCGCATTCTACTGGGGCGTCTTCGGCCTGCTGTACTTCCACGACGCCTTCCGCAGCATCGCCGACAACCCTGGTGTGGCCACCAGCCTCGCGCGGATCTCGACGCTGAGCAACCGGGTGCAGGCCTTCTTCCGCGAGTGGCACGCCATCGACCAGCCCGAGATCACCGACGCCTTTGTCGATCTCTACGGCCCGCTGGAGTTTATGGCCAAGCTGCACACCGGCATGGCGGCGGGCCTGGCCCCCGCCCAGCTGGACGCGCAGTTCGCCGAGAATGTCCGCTTCTTCGAGCGCCTGGCGGGCCAGATCATCAGCATGGTGATCGAGGAGACCGCCGACCACCCCGAGCAGGCCGGCGCGATGGCCCAGATCCAGCGCTGGCAGACCGACCCGTATGTGGCCGAGCTCATCGCCCGCTACCGGCGCGAGAGCCGAGCGCACCCGATCAACAGCAGCTGGATCGCCCTGAAGTATCAGCTTCGCGAGCGACAGGAGGTTCTCCAATGA
- a CDS encoding thioesterase, whose product MLLQRLRQSSGQAPVLTAAAEAEPSPWVVRYRPNPGARMRLFCFSYAGGGASVFRTWPEALPPDVELCAIQLPGRESRIGQPAFTRIGPLLAAVAAAIEPYLDRPFAFYGHSMGALVSFELARQLRRASGRLPLQLYLAAYRAPHLPNPNFKIYHLPSEVFKVVLRAEGTAEMILQNEELMKVMLPTLRADFELCDTYEHRTEPPLECPLAIFGGLDDVRISTADLEEWPRHAGAGCSLTMLPGGHFFLHSAQAQLCGAIADSLQQHLDALGLRERAAGSPSR is encoded by the coding sequence ATGCTGCTGCAGCGGCTCCGGCAGTCGAGCGGACAGGCACCGGTGCTCACCGCCGCCGCCGAGGCCGAGCCTAGCCCCTGGGTGGTGCGCTACCGGCCCAACCCCGGCGCGCGCATGCGGCTGTTCTGCTTCTCCTACGCGGGCGGCGGCGCGTCGGTGTTCCGCACCTGGCCCGAGGCGCTGCCGCCGGATGTGGAGCTGTGCGCCATCCAGCTGCCGGGCCGCGAGAGCCGGATCGGCCAGCCCGCCTTCACGCGCATCGGCCCGCTGCTGGCTGCGGTCGCGGCGGCGATCGAGCCGTACCTCGATAGGCCGTTCGCGTTCTATGGCCACAGCATGGGCGCGCTGGTGAGCTTCGAGCTGGCCCGCCAGCTGCGCAGGGCCAGCGGCAGGCTGCCGCTGCAGCTGTACCTGGCCGCCTACCGCGCGCCGCACCTGCCGAACCCGAACTTCAAGATCTACCACCTGCCGTCTGAGGTGTTCAAGGTGGTGCTGCGGGCCGAGGGCACCGCCGAGATGATCCTGCAGAACGAGGAGCTGATGAAGGTGATGCTGCCGACCCTGCGGGCCGACTTCGAGCTGTGCGACACCTACGAGCACCGCACCGAGCCGCCGCTGGAGTGCCCGCTGGCGATCTTCGGCGGGCTGGACGACGTGCGGATCAGCACCGCCGACCTGGAGGAGTGGCCGCGCCACGCCGGGGCGGGCTGCTCGCTGACCATGCTGCCAGGCGGGCACTTCTTCCTGCACAGCGCCCAGGCCCAGCTGTGCGGCGCGATCGCCGACAGCCTGCAGCAGCACCTGGATGCGCTGGGCCTGCGCGAGCGGGCGGCTGGGTCGCCGTCGCGCTAG
- a CDS encoding DUF1702 family protein — protein sequence MTTSLLRWVCRPVAGLVPKISDPDKKPMAMVMDGLRATLEDSRPEVLEARLGAIDTEWRGFAYEGVGLGLAVFDVLRPRGGSLPAYVAALPDTYAISAYIGAGMALAMLRSRRPEAFLARQDQLVFRWMIMNGYGFFRGFFAQRRFIEQQAVVDGLSAYGQRMFDQGLGRAIWFARRGDIAQIIATVAGFPAARLPDLWNGVGFTCAYAGGTAGAQGCEQLWAAAGPQRAQLAVAGALAAQRRLGSGYLPPSTELACQVFCGMPAQDAAQVAQAALADLPDDRLAPQHRSWRERIEAAFAPRIDELGHARAA from the coding sequence GTGACGACTTCACTGCTCCGCTGGGTGTGCAGGCCGGTCGCGGGCCTGGTGCCGAAGATCAGCGACCCCGACAAGAAGCCCATGGCCATGGTGATGGATGGCCTGCGCGCGACGCTGGAGGACAGCCGCCCCGAGGTGCTGGAGGCCCGGCTGGGCGCGATCGACACCGAGTGGCGCGGCTTCGCGTACGAGGGCGTGGGCCTGGGCCTGGCGGTGTTCGATGTGCTGCGCCCGCGCGGCGGCAGCCTGCCCGCCTACGTGGCCGCGCTGCCCGACACCTACGCCATCTCGGCCTACATCGGCGCTGGCATGGCGCTGGCCATGCTGCGCAGCCGCAGGCCCGAGGCCTTCCTGGCCCGGCAGGATCAGCTGGTTTTCCGCTGGATGATCATGAATGGCTACGGTTTCTTCCGTGGGTTCTTTGCCCAACGACGCTTTATCGAGCAGCAGGCGGTGGTCGACGGACTCTCGGCCTATGGCCAGCGGATGTTTGACCAGGGCCTGGGCCGCGCGATCTGGTTTGCGCGGCGGGGCGATATAGCGCAGATCATCGCGACCGTGGCGGGCTTCCCCGCCGCGCGCCTGCCCGACCTGTGGAACGGCGTGGGCTTCACCTGCGCCTACGCGGGCGGCACGGCGGGGGCGCAGGGCTGCGAGCAGCTGTGGGCGGCGGCGGGGCCGCAGCGCGCGCAGCTGGCGGTGGCGGGCGCGCTGGCCGCGCAGCGGCGGCTCGGCTCGGGCTACCTGCCGCCCTCCACCGAGCTGGCCTGCCAGGTGTTCTGCGGGATGCCCGCCCAGGATGCCGCCCAGGTGGCACAGGCCGCGCTGGCCGACCTTCCCGACGATCGCCTGGCCCCGCAGCACCGCAGCTGGCGCGAGCGGATCGAGGCCGCCTTCGCGCCGCGCATCGACGAGCTGGGCCACGCCCGCGCCGCATAG
- a CDS encoding halogenase translates to MAILGGGIAGLTLALQLKQQRPAITIAVIEKQPHPVPEAAHKVGESSVEVQAYYLRDVLGLQDHLESQQLRKFGLRMFFSTADNRDIARRVEYGQIEPAPLPSYQLDRGRLENAIGEQIVGLGVSFLAGHKVQEIALRPEQATHLVRIADESGHEQQIAARWVVDGSGRSSLLKRQLGLAKKVEHHANSVWFRVGHRIDLNDWSDDQAWKDRICSGERSLSTNHLMGHGYWVWMIPLASGSTSIGIVADADIHDFSAMNRFDRALEWLHAHEPQCAEAVEQHREQLQDFRVMKDYSYSCQQVYSTDRWCLIGEAAVSIDPLYSSGGDLIAIGNGLVCDLINRSLDGEEIEDRLSIHNQLYLILAEVWLSAYQHQYPLMGNAQVMVAKVVWDTIIYWAFPGLLYFHDTLRKLSDRPGVFSDIYRCWKLHTRVQVFFREWHAIDQQPATDTFADPYSLLEFLVDLHTGMAAGLPDDELELQFAKNTRLLEQLAGQLVSVVSERVSELPPTEAIQQQVASWQAEPLLAELVAIYREQDKLNPIDSNWITLGQSRSMPHEEVV, encoded by the coding sequence GTGGCGATTCTGGGCGGCGGGATCGCCGGGCTGACGCTGGCGCTGCAGCTCAAGCAGCAGCGGCCAGCCATCACGATCGCGGTGATCGAGAAGCAGCCGCACCCGGTGCCCGAGGCCGCCCACAAGGTCGGCGAGTCGAGCGTGGAGGTGCAGGCCTACTATCTGCGCGATGTGCTGGGCCTCCAAGATCACCTGGAGAGCCAGCAGCTGCGCAAGTTCGGGCTGCGCATGTTCTTCAGCACCGCCGACAACCGCGACATCGCCCGCCGCGTGGAGTACGGCCAGATCGAGCCGGCCCCGCTGCCATCCTACCAGCTGGACCGTGGCCGCCTAGAGAACGCGATCGGCGAGCAGATCGTGGGCCTGGGCGTCAGCTTCTTGGCTGGACATAAGGTGCAGGAGATCGCGCTGCGGCCCGAGCAGGCGACGCACTTGGTGCGGATCGCCGACGAGAGCGGCCACGAGCAGCAGATCGCGGCGCGCTGGGTGGTGGATGGCAGCGGGCGCAGCTCGCTGCTGAAGCGCCAGCTGGGCCTGGCCAAGAAGGTCGAGCACCACGCCAACTCGGTCTGGTTCCGCGTCGGCCACCGGATCGACCTCAACGACTGGTCGGACGACCAGGCCTGGAAGGACCGCATCTGCAGCGGCGAGCGCTCGCTGAGCACCAACCACCTGATGGGCCACGGCTACTGGGTCTGGATGATCCCGCTGGCCTCTGGCTCGACCAGCATCGGGATTGTGGCGGATGCCGACATCCACGACTTCAGCGCCATGAACCGCTTCGACCGCGCGCTGGAGTGGCTGCACGCCCACGAGCCGCAGTGCGCCGAGGCCGTCGAGCAGCACCGCGAGCAGCTGCAGGACTTCCGAGTGATGAAGGACTACTCCTACAGCTGCCAGCAGGTCTACTCCACCGACCGCTGGTGCCTGATCGGCGAGGCGGCGGTGTCGATCGACCCGCTGTACTCCTCGGGCGGCGACCTGATCGCGATCGGCAACGGCCTGGTCTGCGACCTGATCAACCGCAGCCTGGATGGTGAGGAGATCGAGGATCGGCTCTCCATCCACAACCAGCTGTACCTCATCCTGGCCGAGGTCTGGCTCTCGGCCTACCAGCACCAGTACCCGCTGATGGGCAACGCCCAGGTGATGGTGGCCAAGGTGGTCTGGGACACGATCATCTACTGGGCCTTCCCCGGCCTGCTGTACTTCCACGACACGCTGCGCAAGCTCTCGGATCGCCCCGGCGTGTTCAGCGACATCTACCGCTGCTGGAAGCTGCACACCCGCGTGCAGGTGTTTTTCCGCGAGTGGCACGCCATCGACCAGCAGCCCGCCACCGACACCTTCGCCGACCCCTACTCGCTACTGGAGTTCCTGGTCGATCTGCACACCGGCATGGCCGCAGGGCTTCCCGACGACGAGCTAGAGCTGCAGTTTGCGAAAAACACCCGCCTGCTGGAGCAGCTGGCCGGGCAGCTGGTGAGCGTGGTGAGCGAGCGGGTGTCCGAGCTGCCGCCGACCGAGGCCATCCAGCAGCAGGTGGCGAGCTGGCAGGCCGAGCCGCTGCTGGCCGAGCTGGTGGCGATCTACCGCGAGCAGGACAAGCTCAACCCGATCGACAGCAACTGGATCACGCTGGGCCAGTCGCGCAGCATGCCGCACGAGGAGGTTGTCTAA